In Candidatus Margulisiibacteriota bacterium, one DNA window encodes the following:
- a CDS encoding helix-turn-helix domain-containing protein: MPPAKNCCQLDLTAMAKALQTISEPNRLKLLCLLRRGERCVCQLEEALQIKHNLICHHLKALDRLGLLRSKSRGNFTFYSLDKKAYRALLTGINKVLGG, encoded by the coding sequence ATGCCACCAGCCAAGAATTGCTGCCAGCTCGACCTCACCGCAATGGCCAAAGCGCTCCAGACCATTTCTGAACCGAACCGGCTGAAGCTCCTCTGCCTCCTCCGGCGCGGCGAACGCTGCGTCTGCCAACTGGAAGAAGCGCTCCAGATAAAGCACAACCTGATCTGCCATCACCTTAAAGCCCTGGACCGGCTGGGGCTCCTCCGCTCAAAAAGCCGGGGGAACTTCACCTTTTACAGTTTAGATAAGAAGGCCTACCGGGCTTTGCTGACCGGTATCAACAAAGTTTTAGGAGGTTGA
- a CDS encoding AI-2E family transporter, which produces MTYPQRTRWIALAVLLVIIFFFWKALWPVLIAIILFYLLNPVVNFLTAQLKLRREISTALALVLFCLAAYLVAAFVFPPFYLEFNQLIKQLPDLIARAQNSLNSLQSWYIANRLPGGVEKMLPRAIENVFSYLVLMIEGTAQSLLGLMSQLVMVIVIPIMTVYMLIDEKKLAKGIAQYVPEAHRSKFSAILKRLDQIMKNYIVGQAILCSIVAAVTLAGLWLLGVDYFIMLAGVAAVAQLIPNVGPVIGMVPAVAVALLESPIMALNVILFYAVVQTILAYYLGPKILGDKLDLHPLTIIVAVVVLGGVMGFWGMLLAAPLVAVAKALYLELSAD; this is translated from the coding sequence ATGACATACCCCCAAAGGACCCGCTGGATCGCCCTGGCTGTTTTGCTGGTGATCATTTTCTTTTTCTGGAAGGCGCTCTGGCCGGTCCTGATCGCCATCATTCTTTTTTATTTGTTAAATCCGGTCGTTAATTTTCTGACGGCCCAGCTGAAGCTGCGCCGCGAGATCTCGACCGCCTTGGCCCTGGTCCTCTTTTGTCTGGCCGCTTACCTGGTGGCGGCTTTTGTCTTTCCGCCGTTCTACCTCGAATTTAACCAGCTCATCAAGCAATTGCCCGATCTGATCGCCCGGGCGCAAAACTCGCTCAATTCGCTGCAAAGCTGGTATATCGCCAATCGGCTGCCGGGTGGGGTGGAAAAGATGCTCCCCCGGGCGATCGAGAATGTTTTCAGTTATCTGGTCTTGATGATCGAGGGGACGGCCCAGTCCTTGCTTGGCCTGATGAGCCAGCTGGTGATGGTCATTGTCATCCCGATCATGACCGTCTACATGCTCATCGACGAGAAAAAACTGGCCAAAGGGATCGCCCAGTACGTGCCGGAAGCTCACCGGAGTAAATTCAGCGCTATCCTGAAGCGGCTGGACCAGATCATGAAGAATTATATCGTCGGGCAGGCGATCCTCTGTTCGATCGTCGCGGCGGTCACGCTGGCCGGCCTCTGGTTGCTCGGGGTCGATTATTTCATCATGCTGGCCGGGGTCGCGGCGGTGGCCCAGTTGATCCCAAACGTTGGACCGGTCATCGGGATGGTCCCGGCGGTGGCGGTCGCCTTGCTGGAAAGCCCCATTATGGCCTTGAACGTTATCCTCTTTTACGCGGTCGTGCAGACCATCCTGGCTTACTATCTGGGGCCGAAGATTTTGGGCGATAAACTCGACCTTCATCCGCTGACGATCATTGTCGCGGTAGTGGTCTTGGGCGGGGTGATGGGGTTCTGGGGAATGTTACTCGCCGCGCCGCTGGTGGCTGTCGCTAAAGCCCTCTATCTCGAACTTAGCGCCGACTAG
- a CDS encoding TspO/MBR family protein, producing the protein MKNIIGVLIAIVVCALAGVIGQLFTFPEITTWYAGLAKPFFNPPNWIFGPVWTLLYIMMGIAVYLVVRRGFFTPAVEIAVGCFAIQLVLNSLWSIIFFGQHQLLLAFVEIIILWAMILLTIIKFRPLSPLASWLLVPYLCWVSFASILNFSVWFLNR; encoded by the coding sequence ATGAAAAACATTATTGGGGTTCTGATCGCGATCGTCGTCTGCGCTCTGGCCGGAGTGATCGGGCAGCTCTTCACCTTCCCGGAGATAACGACCTGGTATGCCGGATTGGCCAAACCGTTCTTCAACCCGCCCAACTGGATCTTTGGCCCGGTCTGGACACTGCTTTACATCATGATGGGGATAGCGGTCTACCTGGTGGTGCGGCGGGGATTCTTCACTCCCGCGGTTGAGATCGCCGTCGGCTGTTTTGCCATTCAATTGGTCCTGAACAGTCTCTGGTCGATCATCTTTTTCGGCCAACACCAGCTACTGCTCGCCTTTGTGGAAATAATCATTCTCTGGGCAATGATCTTGCTGACCATTATCAAATTCCGACCGCTCTCTCCATTAGCCAGCTGGCTGCTCGTGCCGTATCTCTGCTGGGTAAGTTTCGCGTCGATCCTGAATTTCAGTGTCTGGTTCTTGAACCGCTAG